The sequence below is a genomic window from Coffea arabica cultivar ET-39 chromosome 4c, Coffea Arabica ET-39 HiFi, whole genome shotgun sequence.
AGTAGAGATGTTTTACAAACACTCCTTAGTTTTTTCCCCCCAGTAACAAGTGGATCATTGATCCCCTTCTATTTATATCCCTAATGCTATGATTTTTGGAGTCATTCGTAGTGGTTCATTTGGGAAGTTCATTCAAATGTGTGATTTCCAATAGCAGGTTCCTTCCTGGTAGCTGGCTTTCTGACTTTTGAAGCATGTTTATTACTATTTGGACAATATCCAATGTAATCTTAGGACTTGGTATAATCTTTATGTAAACATTTTTCTCCACTTTCCCTGTAAAGTTTCGAAATACAAAtgtattttgcccttttttcttattttatttttatgtacTATCGGTATGTGGCTTCTAGCAGAACTATCGTAATGTTTGGTATGCTGTTTACAGGAGGTTCATGACTACTTGAAGACCATCTGTCCTGACCTGCACATCACTAGAGGTGAATATGATGAGGAAACACGCTATCCAGAGACCAAAACTCTAACCATTGGTCAATTTAAACTTGGAATATGCCATGGCCACCAGGTctgatttccttttctttcttgtgaTTCTTCTGCTTTAGTTGAACTTAACTTGGGATTGTGCATTGACCTCCTGGGGTCAGGCTGACCTCTAATTGGTAGTAGATGGAACTTCATCTAACTAATTTAATATTTCAATAGCAGCTTTTGTGCGTCCTCTTCAGCATTTGCTATAGTGGTAGACTTGATAGCATCAAAACTGTCTCCTCCCTTGAGCCTAAGAACCACTGCCCCGCCCCCCCTTTCTCCCTACCTCAGCACGCCATATGATATGCCAACGTATAGGTTTCTGGCTGCAAATATAATGCTGGTTTTAATCTGATCTTATCATAATCTTTCTGGAATTTTGCCTTTCTGAAGGTTATTCCATGGGGGGACCTGGACTCACTGGCCATGCTTCAGAGACAGCTGGATGTTGATATTCTTGTGACTGGTCATACACATCAGTTCACAGCATATAAACATGAGGCTGGGGTGGTAATAAACCCAGGATCTGCCACTGGTGCCTACAGTAGCATCACCTATGATGTCAATCCTAGCTTTGTGCTGATGGACATCGATGGCCTGCGTGTTGTTGTCTATGTTTATGAACTAATTGATGGAGAGGTAAAAGTTGATAAGATCGATTTCAAGAAAACAACAGCATCTGCAAACTCGGCTCACTGATGACATGATGCTGCTGTTTTGGACTACATAAATTTGTTCAAGCTTAGCGGTCCATTTGCTTGTGTGTATGTTTGAGCTTTATCTTTACTTCAATGTGGATTTTCGTGCGTGCCCGCTTCCTTTTTCTTACCTTTTTTTTATACCTTAGTTCGTCCGATGATATTTTGAGAGGCTGTAATTAGATGATAAAAGGAATGAGGCTTTATTGGATGgtttattcattcatttatgATCCTTTATGACGCTAACTCCCCATTCTATCTTCATGAGCTTTCTTTACTTTGTACCAAGTATATCTCAGTGTAACCAGCTACTGCTGCTTCCCTCACCGCCTTAGCCTTGCGCCGCAAAATGCCATCATCCTCCTATGTTTCCAGGGATCCTTTTTAACTCAGGCACTGTATGACAATCTCCTGCATTTGCTAATGCTGCTCGAATGAAAGGTCGTAATATAATAGGATATGGCACTTCTTTTTCTGG
It includes:
- the LOC113738457 gene encoding vacuolar protein sorting-associated protein 29; its protein translation is MVLVLALGDLHIPHRAPDLPAKFKSMLVPGKIQHIICTGNLCIKEVHDYLKTICPDLHITRGEYDEETRYPETKTLTIGQFKLGICHGHQVIPWGDLDSLAMLQRQLDVDILVTGHTHQFTAYKHEAGVVINPGSATGAYSSITYDVNPSFVLMDIDGLRVVVYVYELIDGEVKVDKIDFKKTTASANSAH